A single window of Sporomusaceae bacterium DNA harbors:
- a CDS encoding carboxypeptidase-like regulatory domain-containing protein — MTKWFKRYRRLPLAVVVAFVIIACGLPVRGGYAAGNGPEGQKDVLPPTLTVTLQDEDGQPISDVELHAMPANLAGKEKARARTDESGKAVFKHLKSGAYYFYANVRALRSHDGYDFPAIIKETKNYSSYYVSETKRFDLSENAECTLTIKRGAYVMLETFLDVYKPDKIVLMNKRQGIGQNVPIGSADFIQLYMPMGEKYSIITVKSGDFDSWIIEFYAHNGLRIELL; from the coding sequence GTGACAAAATGGTTTAAGCGATACCGGCGGTTGCCGCTGGCGGTTGTCGTGGCGTTCGTCATTATTGCCTGCGGCTTGCCGGTCCGCGGCGGTTATGCGGCGGGCAACGGGCCGGAGGGGCAAAAGGATGTTTTGCCGCCGACCCTTACCGTGACGCTGCAGGACGAGGACGGCCAGCCGATCAGCGATGTCGAGCTTCATGCCATGCCGGCCAATCTGGCTGGCAAGGAAAAAGCGCGGGCCCGGACGGATGAGAGCGGCAAAGCGGTGTTCAAGCATTTGAAGAGCGGCGCGTATTATTTTTACGCCAATGTCCGGGCGCTCCGCAGCCATGATGGCTACGATTTTCCGGCGATAATCAAGGAGACCAAGAACTATAGCTCTTACTATGTTTCGGAGACCAAGCGGTTCGACCTCAGTGAAAACGCGGAGTGTACCTTGACGATAAAAAGAGGCGCCTATGTTATGCTCGAGACCTTCCTCGATGTATATAAACCGGACAAAATCGTGCTGATGAACAAAAGGCAGGGCATCGGCCAGAACGTCCCGATAGGCTCCGCCGACTTTATCCAGCTGTACATGCCGATGGGGGAAAAATATTCGATCATCACGGTGAAAAGCGGCGATTTCGATTCCTGGATTATCGAGTTTTACGCCCATAACGGGCTGCGGATCGAGCTACTGTAG
- a CDS encoding metallophosphoesterase yields the protein MVDRPSLWELLQQGKLPRRRFIKTCVALTGLLGLSPAILPAVVARAETRPGGVNAQTWTFAMISDTHDSDMVRTRTGVTAHLAPIVNYIVDEHPDFVIQTGDLITGAQTLMTSPVFRKYDMQYAYYKQVTAPFSRANIPLFVIRGNHDYGLHNEDPALNKAYMADIARTMPQNGPPAAKGLSYSFVHNKIKFIMVDQYVNAANGIVTLPMEWIKDELASRQGAEHIFVMGHSPAFTPDTTASSKIAQFNLFDQTNLRDQFWKLLTDNQVTAYISGHEHLYFRGRANGLPQIVIGNLGSDANYNPATVDSRLTNVFPTTPVPNTQGRPGYSIFTVDDGQKSLTATEYWLDQNNNKYVYDTYALIP from the coding sequence ATGGTCGATAGGCCGTCTTTGTGGGAGTTGTTGCAGCAGGGCAAATTGCCCCGGCGCCGCTTTATCAAAACATGCGTGGCTCTGACCGGATTATTGGGATTGTCGCCGGCTATATTGCCGGCTGTCGTCGCGCGGGCGGAAACGCGGCCAGGTGGGGTAAACGCGCAAACCTGGACATTCGCCATGATCAGCGATACCCATGACAGCGACATGGTAAGAACCAGGACAGGGGTTACCGCTCATCTCGCCCCCATCGTAAACTATATTGTCGACGAACATCCTGATTTCGTTATACAAACAGGAGATCTGATCACCGGAGCCCAAACTTTAATGACTTCGCCGGTATTTAGAAAATATGATATGCAGTATGCCTATTATAAGCAAGTAACCGCCCCTTTCAGCCGGGCGAATATCCCTTTATTCGTGATCAGGGGCAACCATGATTATGGTCTCCATAATGAGGATCCGGCATTAAACAAGGCATATATGGCGGATATTGCCAGAACCATGCCGCAGAACGGACCGCCGGCGGCAAAAGGATTATCTTATAGTTTCGTGCATAATAAAATAAAGTTCATCATGGTAGACCAATATGTTAATGCGGCGAACGGCATTGTTACGCTGCCGATGGAGTGGATAAAGGACGAACTGGCAAGCAGGCAAGGAGCGGAACATATCTTCGTTATGGGCCATAGCCCGGCTTTTACTCCCGATACAACCGCCAGCAGCAAGATAGCTCAGTTTAATTTGTTTGATCAGACTAACCTGCGTGATCAATTTTGGAAGCTGCTGACTGATAATCAGGTGACGGCGTATATTTCCGGACATGAGCATCTTTATTTCCGCGGCCGGGCGAACGGGCTGCCGCAAATCGTTATCGGCAATTTGGGTTCAGATGCCAATTATAACCCCGCCACGGTGGACAGCCGGTTGACGAATGTCTTTCCGACGACTCCGGTGCCCAATACGCAGGGGCGCCCCGGGTATAGCATTTTCACGGTGGATGACGGCCAAAAGTCGCTCACGGCCACGGAGTATTGGTTAGATCAGAATAACAATAAATACGTTTATGACACATATGCGCTTATTCCCTGA
- a CDS encoding DUF1453 family protein has translation MAIIIIVVLVLFKIYLRARRELRFQKFVKWRALLRIALMIGLGVGLLVTGYANPVRYLFDGIGILLGYIIAWYSIRTSAFEWRDNDWFYRQNQVIGKCIFVILVGRFIHKGYEDIAALFGAAANGQLARQVPSAEYVRDPSVTAIMFVLIAYYIFFYTFLMRREQQTKLAERA, from the coding sequence GTGGCGATCATCATAATAGTTGTGCTGGTGTTGTTCAAAATTTACCTGCGTGCCCGGCGTGAACTCAGGTTTCAAAAGTTCGTCAAATGGCGCGCGCTTTTGAGGATAGCGCTGATGATCGGGTTGGGGGTTGGTTTGCTGGTCACGGGCTACGCGAATCCTGTGCGGTACCTCTTCGATGGCATCGGCATTTTGTTGGGGTATATTATCGCCTGGTACTCGATCCGCACCTCGGCGTTCGAGTGGCGTGACAACGACTGGTTCTACCGCCAGAATCAGGTGATTGGCAAGTGCATTTTCGTGATACTGGTAGGCCGTTTTATTCACAAAGGCTATGAGGATATTGCCGCCTTGTTTGGCGCGGCCGCCAATGGGCAATTGGCGCGGCAAGTACCGTCAGCCGAGTATGTCCGCGACCCGTCTGTAACGGCTATTATGTTTGTATTGATCGCTTATTATATCTTTTTCTATACGTTCCTCATGCGGAGGGAGCAACAGACGAAGCTCGCAGAAAGAGCGTAA
- the msrB gene encoding peptide-methionine (R)-S-oxide reductase MsrB, whose translation MGGDNPRGTGETGSSQIRPLVAEGRREIWLAGGCFWGLEAYLDKLKGVVRTNVGYANGNTENPSYEEVCGGDTGHAETVYVQYDPRHIDLATLLTYFFKVVDPTSVNRQGNDWGSQYRSGIYYKDMADKAIIDQVIAQEQKKYSAAIATEVLPLRNYCAAEEYHQKYLDKNPYGYCHIDLSSLANDPMAKVNVPVEPAAVPRTDKAAEASRTYAKPSQEEISKKLTSTQYRVTQSCGTEPPFANEYWNNHEKGIYVDVVTGEPLFSSRDKYDSGTGWPSFTRPIVANAVTTKTDRSLSMERIEVRSQYGDSHLGHVFPDGPQDRGGRRYCMNSASLRFIPLDKMAAEGYEEFIPFVK comes from the coding sequence ATGGGCGGGGATAACCCCAGGGGCACCGGGGAAACAGGCAGCAGCCAAATTCGACCGCTGGTCGCTGAGGGCAGGCGGGAAATATGGCTTGCCGGCGGCTGTTTTTGGGGACTGGAGGCATATCTGGATAAGCTTAAAGGGGTTGTCCGCACGAACGTCGGTTATGCGAACGGTAATACGGAGAACCCAAGCTATGAAGAGGTTTGCGGCGGCGACACCGGTCACGCGGAGACGGTCTATGTTCAATATGATCCCAGGCATATTGATCTGGCCACTCTGTTGACGTACTTTTTTAAAGTGGTTGACCCAACTTCTGTAAACAGGCAGGGAAACGACTGGGGCAGCCAGTATCGTAGCGGTATTTACTACAAGGATATGGCCGATAAGGCAATAATCGATCAGGTAATCGCCCAAGAGCAAAAAAAATATTCCGCGGCGATAGCTACGGAAGTGTTGCCGCTTCGCAACTATTGCGCGGCCGAAGAATATCATCAGAAATATCTCGATAAAAATCCCTACGGATATTGTCACATTGACCTTTCCAGCCTGGCTAACGACCCTATGGCTAAGGTAAACGTGCCGGTGGAACCTGCGGCTGTTCCCCGGACCGATAAAGCGGCAGAGGCTTCCAGGACTTACGCCAAGCCGAGCCAGGAAGAAATCAGCAAGAAATTGACCAGCACGCAATACCGGGTCACCCAGTCCTGCGGGACGGAGCCGCCATTTGCCAATGAGTATTGGAATAATCATGAAAAAGGCATATATGTCGATGTTGTTACCGGCGAACCGCTGTTCAGTTCCCGGGACAAGTACGATTCAGGGACCGGGTGGCCGAGCTTTACAAGACCGATTGTCGCCAATGCTGTTACTACCAAGACGGATAGAAGTCTTTCAATGGAACGTATCGAGGTCCGCAGCCAATACGGCGACAGCCATCTGGGACACGTCTTCCCTGACGGCCCCCAGGATCGGGGTGGGCGGCGGTATTGTATGAACAGCGCTTCGCTAAGATTTATACCGCTTGATAAAATGGCCGCGGAAGGGTACGAGGAGTTTATTCCTTTTGTGAAATAA
- the speD gene encoding adenosylmethionine decarboxylase has product MEIKALKKLQLYGFNNLTKTLSFNMYDICYAKSIHHRNEYIAYIDEEYNAERLTAILTEVADIIGANILNIARQDYEPQGASVTMLISEGKNNPGAADEETLQETTAGGEDIAAHLDKSHITVHTYPESHPDKGISTFRADIDVSTCGEISPLKALNHLISCFSSDIVIADYRVRGFTRDINGKKFFIDHKINSIQNYIAKETRDLYQMIDVNVYQENIFHTKMLLKEFDLDNYLFGTAKKELLPGEKKKIKQRLKKEMTEIFYGKNIPKV; this is encoded by the coding sequence TTGGAGATTAAAGCGCTCAAGAAACTGCAATTATACGGCTTTAACAATCTTACAAAAACCCTCAGTTTTAACATGTACGACATTTGTTACGCCAAAAGCATACATCACCGCAACGAATATATCGCCTATATCGACGAGGAATACAACGCCGAAAGATTGACAGCCATCCTGACCGAAGTGGCCGACATAATCGGGGCGAATATCCTCAATATCGCCCGCCAGGACTACGAGCCGCAGGGCGCCAGCGTGACCATGCTCATTTCCGAAGGCAAGAACAACCCCGGCGCAGCCGACGAAGAAACCTTGCAAGAAACTACGGCTGGGGGGGAAGACATAGCAGCACATCTCGACAAAAGCCATATTACCGTCCACACCTACCCGGAAAGCCACCCTGACAAAGGCATCAGCACTTTCCGGGCCGACATCGATGTTTCCACCTGCGGCGAGATTTCCCCCCTCAAGGCCCTCAACCACTTAATCAGCTGCTTCAGCTCCGATATAGTAATCGCCGACTACCGGGTGAGAGGCTTCACCAGAGACATAAACGGCAAAAAGTTCTTTATCGACCATAAAATCAACTCCATCCAGAACTACATCGCCAAAGAAACCCGCGACCTTTATCAAATGATTGACGTTAATGTATACCAGGAAAACATCTTCCACACAAAAATGCTCCTGAAAGAATTCGATCTGGATAATTATCTGTTTGGAACCGCGAAAAAAGAACTGCTGCCCGGCGAAAAAAAGAAAATCAAGCAGCGCTTGAAAAAAGAAATGACCGAGATATTCTACGGCAAAAATATCCCGAAAGTATAA
- a CDS encoding sigma 54-interacting transcriptional regulator, producing MAKHSEIMKQVFAHMWGLVVVDHLSRIVFMEEKYARSRGYDPEAVIGCNIKDVVPTSKLPLVIESGKPILGDVFYHQGKPLIVNRIPLVKDGVIIGAMSFQVFEVAEKLFESIKELQSQLDYYKEKVKKYSGVRYSLADIIGASGAAVEIRAAILKAASANSTVLIQGETGTGKELVAHALHQESHRAYYPFVKLNCAAIPQELIESELFGYEEGAFTGARKSGKKGKFEQADKGTLFLDEISQLSPAAQAKLLRVLQEKEIERVGGSDSIPVDVRIVAATNDSLEELVKRGTFRSDLFFRLNVIPIKLPPLRERRADIPLFVEKFAEKYGDQAGLGTVSVAPEVLGLIMKYDWPGNIRELEHAVERAINQCNCNFLEERHFAWLAPKIESRGQLSAGRGIQEAKAATEKEMILNALRTTQGNKKKAAELLDIARPLLYQKMRRLGIG from the coding sequence TTGGCCAAGCACAGCGAGATAATGAAACAGGTTTTCGCGCATATGTGGGGGTTGGTCGTTGTCGATCATTTATCCCGCATTGTTTTTATGGAAGAGAAGTACGCGCGGTCCAGGGGTTACGACCCGGAAGCGGTTATCGGGTGCAACATCAAGGATGTCGTGCCGACAAGTAAGCTGCCTCTTGTGATTGAATCCGGCAAGCCGATATTGGGAGATGTATTTTACCATCAGGGAAAGCCGTTGATCGTCAACCGGATTCCGCTGGTGAAGGACGGCGTCATTATCGGCGCCATGTCTTTTCAGGTGTTTGAGGTTGCTGAAAAGCTGTTTGAATCTATCAAGGAACTGCAAAGCCAGCTTGACTACTATAAAGAAAAGGTCAAAAAATATTCCGGGGTGCGTTATTCGTTGGCCGATATCATCGGGGCCAGCGGGGCCGCTGTGGAGATCCGCGCGGCGATACTCAAGGCGGCGTCCGCGAACTCCACCGTGCTGATTCAGGGGGAAACAGGCACCGGTAAGGAGTTGGTGGCCCATGCCCTGCATCAGGAAAGCCACCGGGCCTATTATCCCTTTGTCAAGCTTAATTGCGCGGCCATCCCTCAGGAGCTTATCGAATCGGAACTGTTCGGCTATGAAGAAGGGGCCTTTACCGGGGCGAGAAAGTCCGGGAAGAAAGGCAAGTTCGAGCAGGCCGACAAGGGGACGCTGTTTTTGGATGAGATAAGCCAGCTGTCGCCGGCGGCCCAGGCGAAGCTGCTGCGGGTGCTGCAGGAGAAGGAGATCGAACGGGTGGGCGGCTCGGATTCGATACCTGTCGATGTCCGGATCGTGGCGGCCACGAACGACAGTTTGGAAGAGCTGGTCAAGCGGGGGACTTTTCGTTCGGATCTGTTTTTCCGGCTGAACGTTATTCCGATCAAGCTGCCGCCCCTGCGCGAGAGAAGAGCGGATATACCGCTGTTCGTGGAAAAGTTCGCGGAAAAATACGGGGACCAGGCGGGGTTGGGGACGGTGTCCGTAGCCCCGGAGGTGTTGGGACTGATCATGAAATACGATTGGCCGGGGAATATCCGCGAACTGGAGCATGCCGTGGAAAGGGCGATCAATCAGTGCAATTGCAATTTTCTTGAAGAGCGGCACTTCGCGTGGCTGGCGCCGAAGATAGAAAGCAGGGGTCAGCTGTCAGCCGGGCGCGGTATCCAGGAAGCGAAGGCGGCCACCGAAAAGGAGATGATCCTGAACGCCTTGCGCACAACGCAGGGAAATAAAAAGAAAGCCGCGGAGCTGCTCGATATCGCCCGACCCTTGCTGTATCAAAAAATGCGCCGGCTGGGAATAGGCTAA
- a CDS encoding 3-keto-5-aminohexanoate cleavage protein, with amino-acid sequence MAKQQKIIITAAVTGATHTPSLSPYFPSTPEQIIADAVKAHEAGAAVVHVHARNPEDCKPTSDLGIMKHIVSSIKKQCNAVVCVTTGGAVWMSKEERLAPAVDLQPELASCNAGSVNFVFADLAAKLKNPKYDWEIPHLKGTYDLIFSNTFSGMEYYIETMNKYDIRPEFEVYDVGMINNIAYFYNKGIVKKPIYMQFVMGILGGIPATVENLAYLVKTAREQIGDFVWSCAAAGKAQFPLVTAALCMGGNARVGLEDNVYLKPGVLAKSSAEQVIQLKEIAERLGLAVATADEARTMLALKGIDKVNY; translated from the coding sequence ATGGCGAAACAACAGAAAATCATCATTACCGCAGCAGTTACGGGGGCGACCCATACCCCGAGCCTTAGTCCCTATTTCCCGTCCACGCCGGAACAGATCATCGCCGATGCCGTCAAGGCCCATGAGGCGGGTGCGGCGGTCGTCCACGTCCATGCCCGCAATCCCGAGGATTGCAAGCCAACTTCCGATTTGGGGATTATGAAACATATCGTTTCTTCCATCAAAAAGCAGTGTAATGCTGTTGTGTGCGTTACTACCGGCGGCGCAGTGTGGATGTCCAAAGAGGAGCGCCTTGCTCCGGCGGTTGATCTGCAGCCGGAACTGGCTTCGTGCAATGCCGGGTCGGTGAACTTTGTATTCGCCGATCTCGCGGCGAAGTTGAAAAACCCGAAATATGACTGGGAGATTCCTCATCTGAAAGGTACGTACGACCTGATTTTCTCGAATACTTTTTCCGGCATGGAGTATTACATCGAGACGATGAACAAATACGACATCCGGCCCGAATTCGAGGTCTACGACGTAGGCATGATCAACAATATCGCTTATTTTTACAATAAGGGAATTGTGAAAAAACCGATATATATGCAGTTCGTTATGGGCATTCTGGGCGGCATTCCTGCTACGGTCGAGAATCTGGCCTATCTCGTCAAAACGGCCCGCGAACAGATTGGCGATTTCGTCTGGTCGTGCGCCGCCGCCGGCAAGGCCCAGTTCCCGCTTGTGACTGCGGCGCTGTGCATGGGCGGCAATGCCAGGGTCGGCCTGGAGGACAATGTTTATCTCAAGCCGGGGGTGCTGGCGAAGTCGAGCGCCGAACAGGTCATCCAGCTCAAAGAGATCGCCGAGCGACTGGGGCTGGCGGTAGCTACCGCCGACGAGGCCAGGACGATGCTCGCTCTCAAGGGGATCGATAAGGTCAATTATTAA
- a CDS encoding ketopantoate reductase family protein, translating to MRTAILGAGALGIIIGALMTKNGKQVDLIDSYKENVDALNANGATVTGNLSLHQAVTALTPEQMTGMYDLVFVLTKQTANEIALTKLLPFLHKDSIVCTLQNGVPEDSVAGLVGKERTIGGAVGFGATWLRPGVSELTSTLEAVEKFAFEIGEVDGVLRPRLEKVREILSAAGGTTILTNLMGIRYTKLLMNATFSGMSAALNGTFSEVLANPTAMVCVAHIADEVIKVCRGLGYSMVEMQGVDFGFLELNSKTDIPAKMDFYKKVWGRHNNKASMLQDLEKGQKTEIDFINGVVCRGGRKCGILTPFNDKVVELVKEAEARKGVNDFSYLARFADIIAAAQ from the coding sequence ATGCGCACGGCTATTTTGGGGGCAGGGGCGCTCGGGATTATCATCGGCGCGCTCATGACCAAGAACGGCAAACAGGTCGATCTGATCGATTCATATAAGGAGAATGTGGATGCGCTGAACGCCAACGGCGCCACGGTCACCGGCAACCTTAGCTTGCATCAGGCAGTTACGGCGCTTACGCCGGAGCAGATGACCGGAATGTACGATCTTGTTTTTGTCTTGACGAAACAGACGGCCAACGAAATCGCGTTAACGAAGTTGCTGCCGTTTCTTCACAAGGACAGTATCGTATGTACTTTACAGAACGGCGTTCCCGAAGATTCGGTAGCCGGCTTGGTGGGCAAAGAGCGGACAATCGGCGGCGCGGTCGGGTTCGGCGCCACCTGGCTCAGGCCTGGGGTGTCCGAGCTGACCTCGACTTTGGAGGCGGTCGAGAAGTTTGCCTTTGAGATTGGCGAGGTAGACGGAGTGTTGCGCCCGCGGCTGGAAAAAGTGAGAGAGATCCTCAGCGCGGCCGGGGGAACGACGATCCTGACCAATCTTATGGGTATCCGTTACACCAAGTTGCTGATGAACGCGACTTTCAGCGGCATGTCCGCGGCCCTTAACGGCACGTTCAGCGAGGTGCTGGCCAACCCGACCGCGATGGTTTGCGTGGCGCATATCGCCGATGAGGTGATAAAAGTGTGCCGGGGGTTGGGCTATAGCATGGTGGAGATGCAGGGGGTCGATTTCGGGTTCCTGGAGCTTAACAGCAAGACTGATATCCCGGCGAAGATGGATTTTTATAAAAAAGTCTGGGGGCGCCACAATAATAAGGCCAGTATGCTCCAGGACCTGGAAAAGGGTCAAAAGACGGAGATTGATTTTATTAATGGCGTTGTTTGCCGGGGCGGGCGCAAATGCGGTATTCTTACGCCATTCAACGATAAGGTGGTTGAGTTGGTGAAAGAAGCCGAAGCCAGGAAAGGAGTAAACGATTTTAGTTATCTTGCCAGATTCGCCGACATTATCGCCGCGGCCCAATAA
- a CDS encoding sodium:solute symporter family protein: MNLDISYIIVFSLYVIFLAWTTWKSSQQVESLSDFTTGGHRMGLFLGVGTSVATWVSVASVMGVPGFLYRTGAAAIIGWVAGWFLATAIMPMLAYKVRRPDIPARTFPEFIRMRYEPFQKVSSLQIIVAVLMFIGYFIFSHLQVVGFGIVFNTITGIPYEWAIFGFLVFLLMTCMGGFWSVAATDTVNAILILIGLAFGLGAVLTATGGVGNILDAVAVTTAPVNVGGPPIKAGIMLTPEGSFGWGALMAIFMANALGASVAPHWIARFMAPKNAKAAVLQMMWTVIALIPIFICLIIIGLGAKALLPSLPAGKTTDYIMPLIVQQYAPPFVGAMTLIAIMAAAVSTANSMLLHCGTSIYYDIYRAVFPNREINEAKATNHLRISVFVLGILAVLSAIKPPMMLAMGFTYVYGAFGAAFMWPVWFGLFWKRMNRAGAYAGVFVGAAVYVIAKIMDATNPFAVGAAVSLVAVLIVVFMTDAPPKEAYEAYFEADVSPSTREVAMRIRQESDEASHEKVSLSARPAAK; this comes from the coding sequence ATGAATTTGGATATTTCCTACATCATAGTTTTCAGCCTATATGTTATCTTTTTGGCCTGGACGACCTGGAAAAGCTCCCAACAGGTGGAAAGTCTGTCCGACTTCACCACCGGTGGACACCGGATGGGGCTGTTCCTCGGCGTGGGTACGTCGGTGGCTACCTGGGTCAGCGTAGCGTCCGTTATGGGTGTCCCCGGGTTTCTGTACCGCACCGGCGCGGCGGCGATTATCGGCTGGGTTGCGGGCTGGTTCCTGGCCACGGCGATCATGCCGATGCTTGCCTACAAGGTTAGGCGGCCGGATATTCCCGCGCGGACTTTCCCGGAATTTATCCGCATGCGTTACGAGCCTTTCCAGAAGGTTAGCAGTCTGCAAATTATCGTCGCCGTTCTTATGTTTATCGGTTATTTTATCTTTTCCCACCTGCAGGTGGTCGGTTTTGGCATCGTCTTCAATACTATTACCGGGATTCCTTACGAGTGGGCAATTTTCGGCTTCCTGGTATTTCTGCTCATGACGTGCATGGGCGGCTTCTGGTCGGTGGCGGCGACCGATACCGTCAACGCCATCCTGATTCTCATCGGCTTGGCGTTCGGCTTGGGCGCCGTGCTGACGGCGACGGGCGGCGTCGGCAATATTCTCGACGCGGTGGCCGTAACCACTGCCCCGGTCAACGTCGGCGGGCCGCCGATCAAGGCGGGGATTATGCTCACGCCTGAGGGCAGCTTCGGGTGGGGCGCCTTGATGGCGATTTTTATGGCTAACGCGCTGGGAGCTTCGGTAGCTCCGCACTGGATCGCCCGGTTCATGGCTCCCAAGAACGCCAAGGCGGCCGTGCTACAGATGATGTGGACGGTAATCGCGCTTATTCCCATATTTATCTGCCTGATAATCATCGGCCTCGGGGCCAAAGCACTGCTGCCCAGCCTGCCGGCCGGCAAGACGACCGACTATATCATGCCGCTTATCGTCCAGCAGTACGCTCCGCCGTTCGTGGGCGCCATGACTCTGATCGCCATTATGGCTGCCGCCGTATCCACGGCGAACTCGATGCTGCTCCACTGCGGGACATCCATTTATTACGATATTTACCGCGCCGTGTTCCCCAATCGCGAAATAAACGAAGCCAAGGCGACGAACCATCTGCGGATATCCGTATTCGTGCTTGGTATTCTGGCGGTCCTCAGCGCCATAAAGCCGCCAATGATGCTGGCCATGGGCTTCACGTACGTATACGGGGCGTTTGGAGCTGCGTTTATGTGGCCGGTCTGGTTCGGGCTTTTCTGGAAGAGGATGAACAGGGCCGGGGCGTATGCCGGCGTCTTCGTCGGCGCGGCCGTATATGTTATCGCGAAGATAATGGACGCTACGAACCCGTTTGCCGTTGGGGCCGCAGTGTCGCTTGTCGCCGTGCTGATCGTGGTATTCATGACCGACGCTCCGCCCAAGGAGGCTTACGAAGCGTATTTCGAAGCCGATGTGAGCCCGTCGACGCGCGAGGTTGCCATGCGTATCCGTCAGGAGTCCGACGAAGCGTCGCATGAGAAGGTTTCGCTTTCCGCCAGGCCGGCGGCAAAATAA
- a CDS encoding ketopantoate reductase family protein, with protein MRAAIIGVGSLGTIIGALMNHKGKSVDLIDASKENVAALNAAGATITGFMELNVPVRAYTPEQMTGKYDLVFLLNKQTTNPVVLKNLLPFLHEESIVCTLQNGIPEESVAETVGRQRTIGGAVGFGATWLKPGVSMLTTTQEAVRKFAFEIGELDGVVRPRLTAVQGYLQCVGTTEILTNLTGIRWAKVLMNSTFSGMSAALGCTFGDVLADPKAMTCLAFIADECIKVSHAQGVQMAKMQGEDMESFEFEDPREIPAKMPLYKKIWGQHVKLKASMLQDLEKGRDCEIDYINGIVCRKGRESGVPTPFNDKVVELVTEAQNRRGVNDFSYLSRFDALLEQYAKGIQVTL; from the coding sequence ATGCGAGCCGCAATTATCGGTGTGGGGTCTCTGGGAACGATCATCGGGGCATTGATGAATCATAAGGGGAAAAGCGTTGATCTGATTGACGCCAGCAAGGAGAATGTGGCGGCGCTCAATGCCGCCGGCGCGACGATCACGGGCTTTATGGAGCTGAATGTACCGGTGCGGGCGTATACGCCGGAGCAAATGACCGGGAAGTACGATCTGGTGTTCCTGCTGAACAAGCAGACGACCAACCCCGTGGTATTGAAAAATTTGCTGCCTTTTTTGCATGAGGAAAGCATCGTTTGCACACTGCAGAACGGTATTCCCGAAGAAAGTGTGGCCGAGACCGTGGGACGCCAGCGGACCATCGGCGGGGCGGTAGGATTTGGCGCCACCTGGCTGAAACCGGGCGTTTCGATGCTGACAACCACCCAGGAAGCGGTCCGGAAATTCGCCTTTGAAATCGGCGAACTGGATGGCGTCGTCCGTCCCCGCCTGACGGCGGTGCAAGGGTACCTGCAGTGTGTGGGAACTACGGAGATTCTGACGAATCTTACCGGTATCCGTTGGGCCAAGGTGTTGATGAATTCTACTTTCAGCGGTATGTCGGCCGCTTTGGGGTGCACGTTCGGGGACGTGCTGGCCGATCCGAAGGCCATGACCTGCCTGGCATTCATCGCTGACGAGTGTATCAAAGTCAGCCATGCGCAGGGGGTCCAGATGGCGAAAATGCAGGGGGAGGATATGGAATCCTTCGAATTTGAGGATCCCAGGGAAATCCCCGCGAAAATGCCTCTTTACAAAAAAATATGGGGGCAGCATGTCAAACTGAAGGCCAGTATGCTGCAGGATCTCGAAAAGGGGCGCGACTGCGAGATCGACTATATCAACGGGATCGTCTGCCGGAAAGGGCGCGAAAGCGGTGTTCCGACTCCCTTCAACGACAAAGTCGTCGAGTTGGTAACCGAAGCCCAGAATAGAAGAGGGGTAAACGATTTCAGCTACTTGAGCCGTTTCGACGCGCTGCTAGAACAATATGCGAAGGGCATCCAAGTGACACTGTGA